The Limnospira fusiformis SAG 85.79 genomic interval CCGTCCGCGAGTATGTCAGCAAGTCGCACTGAAGTGAGGGGTTGAAAAACCTATAACTTCAGTGGATGGCTATGCTAAATGGGATATCCCAGAAAACGGTGATCACCAAAAATCCAACAGTGTTGGCTAAAATATTAGCCGAAAGGCTGGGAACTATGCTGAAGGACAGATAGCACCAGATGCAGCTAATTGATACTCACGTTCACATTAACTTCAAGAGTCTGGCTACAGACCTCGGAGGTATCCGGCAGCGATGGCGGTCTGCTGGAGTGGTGTCTTTGGTACACTCCTGTGTTCATCCAGGGGAATTTGCCGAAATCAGGGCGATCGCCGACCAAGTAGAAGAACTATCCTTTGCCGTAGGGTTGCACCCTCTGGATACAGAGAAATGGACAGAAACCACAGCCAGTGAAATTAGGACTCTAGCTGAATCTGATCCGAGGGTAGTAGCGATCGGGGAAACGGGGTTAGACTTTTATAAGGCTAAGGATGAAGCCCGTCAAAAGGAAATTTGCCAAGCCCAACTGGAAATAGCTCGCCAACTAAATAAACCCGTAATTATCCACTGTCGAGATGCAGCCGCCTCGATGGTGGAACTGTTGCGGGATTTCTTCGATGATAAAGATCATGGTCCCGTGCGAGGTGTTATGCACTGTTGGGGTGGAAGTCCTGAAGAAATGCAATGGTTTTTAGACTTGGGGTTTTACATTAGTTTCAGCGGAACGGTAACCTTTAAAAATGCTACCCAAATTCAGGAATCTGCTCGTCGGGTTAGTAGCGATCGGCTATTGATTGAAACTGACTGCCCCTTTCTAGCTCCGGTTCCTCGACGAGGTAAACGGAACGAACCCGCCTTCGTGAAATACGTTGCCGAAAAAGTATCCGAACTCCGGGGTGTATCCCTAGAAACTCTGAGTCAGCAGACTACTAAAAATGCCTCGGAATTATTTGGCTTGTCCGTCATTCCTAGTAAACTAACCCCCTAATCAAACAAATCAACTCCCAAATTTCCCCAATGGCCCGACGAGCCATTGAGCAATTGCCCAGAGGTGGGGATATATCGATACTCAATGGGGGCGATGATGTGGTAGGGGTAACCCTGATTTCGCCTAACCCTAACATACCAGCAGACCTTGAACATCCCAGCAGACCTGTAGAAACCATGATAAACACAACCCAATACGAATCCGCATTTGAACTTCCTGATTTAATTGAAATTCAGCGATCGAGTTTTCGTTGGTTTTTAGAAACCGGGCTAATTGAAGAATTAGAAAGTTTCTCGCCCATCAGTGATTATACAGGGAAACTAGAACTGCATTTCTTAGCCAGAGATTACAAGCTGAAACAGCCCAAATATGACGTAGACGATGCCAAACGGCGGGATAGTACATACTCCGTGCAGATGTACGTCCCTACCCGACTAATTAACAAAGAAACCGGGGAGATTAAGGAGCAGGAAGTTTTTATCGGAGACCTGCCCTTAATGACCGAACGTGGCACGTTTATTATTAACGGAGCCGAGCGAGTTATTGTTAACCAAATTGTGCGGAGTCCGGGGGTATACTACAAATCGGAAATCGATAAAAACCAACGACGTACCTATAGCGCCTCCCTCATCCCGAACCGAGGCGCTTGGTTGAAATTTGAAACCGATAAAAATGATCTAGTTTGGGTAAGAATTGACAAAACTCGCAAACTGTCGGCTCAGATACTTCTGAAAGCCCTAGGATTGACGAATAACGAAATATTTGACGCATTGCGGCACCCAGACTACTTCCAAAAAACCATCGAAAAAGAAGGGGAATTTAGCGAAGAAGATGCCCTGATGGAGTTGTATCGAAAACTGCGACCAGGGGAACCTCCCACCATCACCGGGGGAGAACAACTTTTGCAGAATCGCTTCTTTGACCCGAAACGCTATGATTTGGGTCGGGTAGGACGGCATAAACTGAACCGGAAACTAAGGCTAAGTGTGCCAGATAGCACCAGAGTCCTAACTCCCACTGATATTCTATCGGCGATCGACTACCTGATTAACCTAGAATACGACATCGGCGAAACCGATGACATTGACCACCTGGGTAATCGTCGGGTGCGTTCAGTAGGGGAACTATTGCAAAACCAAATCCGAGTAGGTTTAAACCGTTTAGAAAGAATTATTCGGGAACGGATGACCGTTGGCGATGCCGAAACCCTAACCCCCGCCTCCCTAGTGAACCCGAAACCTTTGGTAGCAGCCATCAAAGAATTTTTCGGGTCTAGCCAACTGTCCCAATTTATGGATCAAACTAACCCCCTAGCGGAATTAACCCATAAACGGCGTTTATCTGCCCTAGGTCCCGGTGGCTTAACACGAGAACGGGCTGGCTTTGCTGTGCGTGATATTCACCCAAGCCACTATGGTCGTATCTGTCCCATCGAAACCCCAGAAGGGCCGAACGCGGGTCTAATTGGCTCCCTGGCTACCCACGCCCGGGTTAACCCCTACGGCTTCATCGAAACCCCTTACTATCCCGTAGAAAATGGACGAGTGCGCCGAGATTTGTCTCCGGTGTATATGACGGCTGACGAGGAAGACGATTTACGGGTAGCACCAGGAGACATTAGCTATGACTCCGAGGGATATATCCTCGGCGACCTAGTTCCGGTGCGTTATCGTCAGGACTTCACCAAAACCAGCCCCGACCAAGTGGACTATGTAGCGGTTTCCCCGGTGCAAATTGTCTCGGTAGCTACCTCCCTAATTCCCTTCCTAGAACACGATGACGCTAACCGTGCGCTGATGGGTTCCAATATGCAGCGCCAAGCAGTTCCGCTGCTGCGTCCTGAACGTCCGTTTGTAGGAACGGGACTAGAAGCCCAGGCGGCGCGGGACTCAGGTATGGTGATTGTATCTCGTACTGATGGAGAAGTCAGTTATGTGGATGGCGCGAAAATTCGGGTGATTGACCCGGAAGGTTGGGAAATCGAATATGAACTGCAAAAATACCAACGGTCTAACCAAGATACCTGCTTAAACCAGCGCCCCTTAGTCTATGAAGGCGACCAAGTAGTGGCAGGTCAGGTGTTAGCTGATGGTTCCTCGACGGAAGGGGCAGAATTGGCTCTGGGTCATAACGTTTTAGTGGCCTATATGCCCTGGGAAGGCTACAACTATGAAGACGCAATCCTAATTAGTGAACGTCTGGTTTATGACGATGTTTATACGTCAATCCATATCGAAAAATTTGAGATTGAGGCGCGACAAACCAAACTAGGACTGGAAAAGAAATTACCCGCGAAATACCCAACGTCGGGGAAGACTCCCTGCGACAACTGGACGCTTCCGGGATTATTCGCATTGGCGCTTGGGTAGAGTCGGGAGATATTCTGGTAGGAAAAGTTACCCCGAAAGGAGAGTCGGACCAACCCCCAGAAGAAAAACTGCTGCGGGCTATCTTTGGAGAAAAAGCCAGGGATGTGCGGGATAACTCGCTGCGGGTTCCTAATGGTGAAAAAGGGCGGGTGGTCGATGTGCGGGTGTTTACCCGAGAACAAGGCGATGAACTGCCCCCAGGAGCTAATATGGTGGTGCGGGTCTATGTGGCACAAAAACGTAAAATTCAGGTGGGAGACAAAATGGCGGGCCGCCACGGTAATAAGGGGATTGTCTCGCGTATTCTTCCCATTGAAGATATGCCCTATCTCCCTGATGGTCGGCCAATGGATATCGTCCTGAATCCCCTGGGTGTGCCTAGTCGTATGAATGTAGGTCAAATCTTTGAGTGTTTGATGGGATGGGCGGGAGAAAACCTGAAACGGCGGTTTAAGGTGATCCCGTTTGATGAAATGTTTGGTCAAGAAATGTCCCGTGAGACAGTCCACAGTAAACTTAAAGAAGCCCGCGAAAAACTCAAAAAGGATTGGTTATTTAGTGAGGAATACCCAGGCAAAACTATTGTTTATGACGGCCGCACGGGAGAAGCCTTTGACCAACCGGTAACGGTGGGTATCGCTTATATCCTCAAGTTGGTTCACTTGGTGGATGATAAGATTCACGCCCGGTCTACTGGTCCTTATTCTTTGGTGACTCAACAGCCGTTGGGTGGAAAGGCACAACAAGGCGGTCAGCGGTTCGGAGAAATGGAGGTGTGGGCATTGGAAGCGTTTGGGGCAGCTTATACTTTGCAAGAGTTGCTAACGGTTAAGTCTGATGATATGGCAGGCCGTAATGAAGCTCTAAATGCGATCGTTAAAGGCAAAGCTATCCCTCGACCAGGTACGCCAGAATCGTT includes:
- a CDS encoding TatD family hydrolase, translating into MQLIDTHVHINFKSLATDLGGIRQRWRSAGVVSLVHSCVHPGEFAEIRAIADQVEELSFAVGLHPLDTEKWTETTASEIRTLAESDPRVVAIGETGLDFYKAKDEARQKEICQAQLEIARQLNKPVIIHCRDAAASMVELLRDFFDDKDHGPVRGVMHCWGGSPEEMQWFLDLGFYISFSGTVTFKNATQIQESARRVSSDRLLIETDCPFLAPVPRRGKRNEPAFVKYVAEKVSELRGVSLETLSQQTTKNASELFGLSVIPSKLTP